agagagctcgACAAATGAGAGCAGAGTGGATGGAgtaaaaagagagagagaaagaaggaaaaggaacgagagagagacagggagAGACAGAGAGTGGTAGCTGCTGTGTACAATGGTTGTGCTCAAACGAATCATGAATGAAGACTAATATATATGGAGCATCCACATGAGCGGCCCACTGTAAATTGTCTATGGTCTCTCAACCTCTTCGATCCGGGAACAGGTTGAATGCGGCACTGCGTAGTGACGCCTCAATTGAGAGCAGAAGTAATGtgaacaaaacaacaactacagtaACTACTCGGTCAAAGCGTATGTGCGCACGCCTCCAGACCCTTGTAAAGTGTGCTGGAATTTCGCATATTTTGCGCGCGAGAGAGAGCGTATTTGGTGTAAGTAGAAAGCCGCCATGGTGGTGCAATACgctattaaattattatttaaaaaataataataacaagctATTATCAAAGAAACTTTTTTTACTATTTGATATATGAAATACTTTATCTAGCTGATAATTGTAAATCAAACGCGCGCCAACGTAGTGTTGCATATCGCGATTACAAATAATATCGTTTGCCTTAGGTAACGCATATATCGGTAACTTTGCCGATATTTCTTTGTATAAAGCTAACATTTTAGCGCTAAAGTTGTTTTACGCCTCTTTTGAGCTCCAAAATTAATATGCTGATATGCGTTTTTTATATGAGAGATCCATATTggaatattaattaaattagtgCCACTGTGATTGCGATGCATCACACATATGTTTAAAGGCAAAAATACTCAACACTATCAGCTTGTGCCTGACATAATTATCGACAAGCCGCCACAATCTATCGGCGATTAGCTTGCAACTCTTCTAGACaatttgacaaaaaatatatatataaaaatatacatatatgaaaataaaatcaattacaaAATTCCAAGTGTGTCAGAATAACTCAATGTTTCGGAATCGCTTATTAAATTGCAAACGAGTGGACCTACAATGAGTTCGCGCAGAACGGGTGCTGGGCCCACGCTCAACTTCAAAGCGGTGCTGCTGGGCGAAGGTGAGTAAACCTCCAGTCGCAATTGGATGTCTCTGtgctttttatatttgtaaagCGCTGCGCATTTTGCAGGCTGCGTGGGCAAAACATCGCTGGTGCTGCGTTACATGGAGGACAAGTTCAACACACAGCACCTCAGCACGCTGCAGGCTTCTTTCGTGACCAAAAAGGTAACACTGCCAGATGAGCAACGCGCCCAGCTAAATATTTGGGACACAGCCGGACAGGAGCGCTTCCATGCATTGGGGCCCATTTACTATAGAGGCTCGGATGGCGCATTGCTGGTGTATGATATCACCGATCAAGACTCCTTCCAAAAGGTCAAGTCTTGGGTACGCGAACTTAAACAGATGCGTGGCAGCGAGATTGCGCTGATTATTGTGGGCAACAAGACTGATCTTGAGGACCAGCGCGCCATTAGCTATGAGACTGCACTGCGCTATGCGCAGACGGTTGGCGCACAGTACGTAGAGACGTCCGCCAAGGAAAATGAGGGTGTCAACGAGCTGTTCGAACTGCTTACCCAACTGATGGTAGAGCATTATGGTAGTAAGCAGCAGAGCGATACCAATGCGTTGCGATTGCAAAATTCCAGATTGGCGCCCAATGCTGGCGCCATTAGCATCTCGGATGACGCCGAGGCGGATCAAGAGAATGGCCACGCAGCCGCCGCACACCGCTCCTGCTGTGGCATCTAGGCTGCCTGTCAGTCGTCGTCTATTGTGATAATACATATGTACTAGTAGATCTGTAATCgatgtgtatttgtatataatgcGTGTATTTATGTATCCCCCATACCATATAGTACCATGTACAATGTGTTGTTGGCATGTGTAGATAAGTATGATGTTATGAATTACCCATTTTGAAGGGGCATCCAAAACTCTGGTTTAGTATATtccttctttgtttttgtgtaaCTCGTTACTTTAactcttgtttttcttttttttttttgttttttttttgtttttgtacttttggaaattgttaattaaatctttTTGTATGCAACAGTCTATTAATAACTTGTGAACTTGTTAATTTCTTATGGCTGCGCCTACTTTATCTCTATAAGTATGTGGCGATAAGAAGGTTCAATAATCTGCAGGCGCTATTAAATTCACAAAGTGTCTCGTGACTCTTCATAATGGTTGCCGTACGAGACAAACAGCTTAAATACTCTGTAACAGGCGTtgtagaaaattaatttgggGTTATTTAGTTGTATTTTAGATacattatacaaatatattaaacataaattacCTTGAGAGCTTACTAAAATGAAATCATTTTATAATGGtactaaatatattttaacgaTTAATCTAGTTGAGTAATGGGCTTTGAATTAAAAcccaaaaatgtttgtttaacatttaaaaCGTTTTAAAAGTACACAGATTGTGCAGGTATTTCTTAAATTAAcgaattattatttaagttaaTAAGTTACTTCCCATAATATGATATAAGTGGAAAAAAGTCGAGTCGAGTAAACAGAATTTTCAACATTCCAAGAAAGTTAAGTAATTATATAAGCATTATACATTgttaaaactttttgaaaaaaaaaaccatataAATATGACATTACGGCCAATGGCCCATCATTAGGAGCTAATTTAAAATTCACCAAATTGCagtgaaatgttttttccaCAAGGTTGAAATGAATGCAATACATGGACGACAGAAGTCCATTAATGTAATGAACTAATGTTGTCAAAAGATTGCGCTTCAATTAAATGAATTCGTGGCTTACCAAATTAACCACGCATGTCCACGGGCATGTCATTTGACAAAAATGCGCTATAACATGCTATTtatttgtacatgtatatatacgaTACAGAAAAAGCCTTGTGTTCAAATTCTCAACTGTCTTGTTATTAATGCATTGTCAGCTGCCTTTTCATTTGGTGCGCTTGTTACAGGTGAAAAGCGCCTACCTAGCCGCTAATGGAATTGCTGCGGCaactgtttttttgtttttgaatcaCGCCTAACGTCGGCACTGCGCCAAATAATTGAGATTCATTTTTATTGGAACCTTTTCGTTTACTTGGCATAATTGCATTGATCATGAAGCCGCTGCTCCTGTTCTTAAAAACGGGTCTCGTCTATGGATTCGTTGCGCTTTTCGCGCTGCTCTCGCACCTGCTGAAGAGATCAATTCGAGCGCTGCACTCGCTGGGCCAGCCATGAGACAGCACAAGGTGCGAAATAGTGCCAAGTAAATAATAAGTATAAGTAATTTCTGTGAAACTTATTCAAtatgttaaaataaatatttgcatttactaGATTGTAATTTTTCAACTCAAGCTATTTCTTTAATTAACAGTactataatttaaaatataatattttaaactcaaaaggctgcaaaaaaaatgtataaatttaagtgtacttatttttgaatatacaGCTTATAGCTATATATTTGAAGAATTTGAGGTACTACTTCATACGCTTTTGAGAGAGTGGCTGCTTTCGAGATCTTCGATAAAGGGCAGCAGTACACTTAAGGTATATACTGATACATGTCTATCCATCCACATATCTATCTATCCACATATCCATTAGATAAGCTAGTTTTAAGCGCTTTGATTATGACAAGTACAAACTATCAGCctaacattattattttaaaatagctCCGACTACTTAGACAATAtcaatataagtatgtataccGGATCCGAGATTAC
This window of the Drosophila virilis strain 15010-1051.87 chromosome X, Dvir_AGI_RSII-ME, whole genome shotgun sequence genome carries:
- the Rab21 gene encoding ras-related protein Rab-21, which codes for MSSRRTGAGPTLNFKAVLLGEGCVGKTSLVLRYMEDKFNTQHLSTLQASFVTKKVTLPDEQRAQLNIWDTAGQERFHALGPIYYRGSDGALLVYDITDQDSFQKVKSWVRELKQMRGSEIALIIVGNKTDLEDQRAISYETALRYAQTVGAQYVETSAKENEGVNELFELLTQLMVEHYGSKQQSDTNALRLQNSRLAPNAGAISISDDAEADQENGHAAAAHRSCCGI